A stretch of Candidatus Vicinibacter affinis DNA encodes these proteins:
- a CDS encoding DegT/DnrJ/EryC1/StrS family aminotransferase, with protein MIKLQMVDLVSQYHKIKPEVDAAVMDVMEKAMFIGGEKVKSFKENLESYLGIKHVIPCANGTDALQIAFMALDLQPGDEVIVPAFTYVATAEVIALLKLKPVMVDVYPDDFNINTEAIKEAITPKTKAIVPVHLFGQCANMEAIMKIAAEHKLFVVEDNAQAIGADFYYSDGKTVKAGTIGHIGCTSFFPSKNLGCYGDGGAMFTQDETLGKKITMIANHGQSVQYYHDVVGVNSRLDSIQAAILDIKLKHLDEYAAARVKAADYYDNRFSGHPDIITPVRNSHGNHVFHQYTLRITNGKRDALKEFLSLSQIPCAIYYPLPLYDQKAFRSFSGSLSYLPVTDILCKQVLSLPIHTELTEEMQDLIIDKVLEFLS; from the coding sequence ATGATAAAACTACAAATGGTTGATCTTGTTTCGCAGTATCATAAAATCAAACCGGAAGTTGATGCCGCAGTGATGGATGTTATGGAAAAGGCAATGTTTATTGGTGGAGAAAAAGTGAAGTCATTTAAGGAGAATTTAGAATCTTATTTGGGTATTAAGCATGTAATTCCATGCGCCAATGGAACGGATGCTTTACAAATTGCTTTTATGGCACTTGATTTGCAACCCGGAGATGAGGTTATTGTGCCAGCATTCACTTACGTAGCTACTGCAGAGGTCATCGCGTTGTTGAAATTAAAGCCTGTAATGGTGGATGTATATCCTGATGATTTTAATATTAACACAGAAGCCATAAAAGAAGCGATTACCCCTAAAACGAAAGCAATTGTTCCGGTCCATTTATTTGGTCAGTGTGCCAATATGGAAGCTATTATGAAAATTGCAGCAGAACATAAGCTATTTGTAGTAGAAGACAATGCCCAGGCGATCGGAGCAGATTTTTATTATTCAGATGGAAAGACTGTAAAAGCAGGAACAATTGGACATATTGGATGCACTTCGTTTTTTCCCTCTAAAAATTTGGGGTGTTATGGAGATGGTGGCGCTATGTTTACGCAAGATGAAACACTTGGCAAAAAAATCACCATGATTGCAAATCATGGCCAGTCAGTTCAGTATTACCACGATGTTGTAGGAGTGAATTCAAGGTTAGATTCCATACAAGCAGCTATACTCGATATTAAATTAAAACATTTAGATGAATATGCTGCCGCCAGGGTCAAAGCCGCAGACTATTATGACAATAGATTTTCAGGTCATCCTGACATTATTACTCCCGTTAGAAATTCACATGGAAATCATGTTTTTCACCAATACACTCTAAGAATTACCAATGGTAAAAGAGATGCACTTAAAGAATTTCTTAGTCTAAGTCAAATTCCTTGCGCCATCTACTATCCATTGCCATTATATGATCAAAAAGCATTCCGATCATTCAGTGGATCTTTAAGTTATCTTCCTGTAACAGACATTTTATGTAAGCAGGTATTGTCGCTCCCGATTCATACAGAGTTGACAGAGGAAATGCAAGATCTGATAATAGATAAAGTATTGGAATTTTTATCTTAA
- a CDS encoding N-acetyltransferase: protein MSEQAKYFVHETAVVDPDCLIGEGTKIWHFSHIMSGCIIGRNCNLGQNVVISPEVVLGNNVKVQNNVSIYTGVICEDDVFLGPSMVFTNVINPRSAVNRKNQYAKTHVKRGASIGANATIVCGHDIGQFAFIGAGAVVTKEVPDYALVVGNPARQIGWMSEYGHKLDFNLDGDAICPESGQEYKLERSKVTRKS, encoded by the coding sequence ATGAGTGAACAAGCAAAATACTTTGTACATGAAACTGCAGTAGTCGATCCTGATTGCCTGATTGGCGAAGGAACCAAAATCTGGCACTTTTCGCATATCATGTCAGGATGTATCATAGGCAGAAATTGTAATCTTGGACAAAATGTAGTGATAAGTCCTGAGGTTGTTTTGGGAAATAATGTTAAAGTGCAGAATAATGTTTCGATCTATACCGGTGTGATTTGTGAAGATGATGTATTTCTGGGACCTTCAATGGTTTTTACCAATGTAATAAATCCCAGATCAGCTGTTAACAGAAAGAATCAGTATGCAAAAACCCACGTTAAAAGGGGAGCAAGCATTGGAGCCAATGCAACAATTGTTTGTGGGCATGATATAGGCCAGTTTGCTTTTATAGGTGCGGGTGCAGTAGTCACCAAAGAGGTGCCTGATTATGCATTAGTGGTTGGAAATCCAGCTCGTCAGATAGGATGGATGAGTGAATATGGCCACAAATTGGATTTCAATTTAGACGGGGACGCAATTTGTCCAGAATCAGGTCAAGAATATAAATTAGAACGATCAAAAGTTACCAGAAAGTCATGA
- a CDS encoding Gfo/Idh/MocA family oxidoreductase: MTEKFAIVGAAGYIAPRHMKAIKETHNTLVAAYDKNDSVGIIDSYFPNADFFTEFERFDRHLEKIKRQGNAINYMSICSPNYLHDAHIRFGLRLGAHVICEKPLVLNPWNIDGLMEIESETGCKVNTILQLRHHPKVKELKEKIAEEVRKEKHEVDLVYITSRGKWYYTSWKGDIHKSGGIATNIGVHFYDLLGWLFGNLQENIVHVQTHDRVAGYLEYERARVRYFLSINENTLPEEILSEGKKTYRSLQIDGHEFEFSEGFGDLHTVSYHHILEGNGFGLMDSKRSIETVFGIRSAVPVGLIGDYHPFAKKPVVKHPFD; this comes from the coding sequence ATGACTGAAAAATTTGCAATTGTAGGTGCAGCAGGATACATCGCACCACGACATATGAAGGCCATCAAAGAAACTCATAATACGCTGGTGGCCGCTTACGATAAAAATGATTCTGTCGGCATCATTGACAGCTATTTTCCAAATGCTGATTTTTTTACTGAATTTGAGCGATTTGATCGGCATTTGGAAAAAATAAAGCGACAAGGAAATGCAATCAATTATATGAGCATTTGTTCGCCGAATTACCTCCATGATGCACACATCCGTTTTGGACTTAGGTTGGGGGCACATGTGATTTGTGAAAAGCCGCTCGTACTTAATCCCTGGAACATTGATGGGTTGATGGAAATAGAAAGTGAAACAGGTTGCAAAGTAAATACCATACTTCAATTACGCCATCATCCCAAAGTCAAAGAACTGAAGGAAAAAATTGCAGAAGAAGTGCGCAAAGAAAAACATGAAGTGGATCTGGTGTACATTACTTCAAGAGGAAAGTGGTATTATACTTCCTGGAAGGGTGACATCCATAAATCCGGGGGAATTGCCACTAACATCGGGGTCCATTTTTATGACCTTTTGGGTTGGCTATTTGGAAATCTTCAGGAAAATATTGTTCATGTTCAGACGCATGATCGTGTTGCTGGTTATCTGGAATATGAACGAGCCCGTGTAAGATATTTCCTCAGTATCAACGAAAATACCTTGCCGGAAGAAATCTTATCTGAAGGAAAAAAGACCTACAGATCTTTACAGATTGATGGTCATGAGTTTGAATTTAGTGAAGGATTTGGTGATTTACATACGGTTTCTTATCACCATATTTTAGAGGGAAATGGCTTTGGTTTGATGGATTCCAAAAGATCGATAGAGACCGTTTTTGGAATACGTTCTGCGGTGCCGGTAGGTTTAATTGGTGACTATCACCCATTTGCAAAAAAACCAGTTGTCAAACATCCATTTGATTGA
- the wecB gene encoding UDP-N-acetylglucosamine 2-epimerase (non-hydrolyzing): MKILSIVGARPNFMKVAPLHRVFTQAGSGIQSKIVHTGQHFDEKMSEIFFNQLSLPKPDYFLGVGHGSHSEVTARILLGFEPVLHKEQPDLVIVVGDVTSTLACALVTQRNGIKLAHVEAGLRSKDRSMPEEVNRILTDQISDYLFTTERSALNNLMQENIPEDKVHFVGNCMIDSLDFYSSRTKNIEVCYEFGVLPQKYILMTMHRPSNVDSKDGLMKIYKMLKGIEDHQTKVIFPMHPRTKAKLVEFDLLNLFCDQEQLIITDPLGYIEFITLMRYARLVLTDSGGVQEESTYLNIPCLTFRKSTERPITVEVGSNILLDELDPSTAVSKICEILNGNIKKSGIPEFWDGKAAMRILEILKHSIKS, encoded by the coding sequence ATGAAAATTCTCAGCATTGTTGGAGCTCGTCCAAATTTCATGAAAGTGGCTCCTCTACACAGAGTATTTACCCAAGCCGGTTCAGGCATTCAATCTAAAATTGTACATACCGGGCAACATTTTGATGAAAAAATGAGTGAGATTTTTTTCAATCAGCTTTCACTTCCAAAGCCTGATTATTTTCTTGGAGTAGGACATGGCTCACATTCGGAAGTCACCGCAAGAATTTTGTTAGGGTTTGAACCGGTTCTGCATAAGGAACAACCTGATTTGGTAATTGTGGTGGGTGATGTTACTTCAACCTTAGCCTGCGCACTGGTTACACAAAGAAATGGCATTAAATTGGCTCATGTAGAAGCGGGATTGAGATCTAAAGACAGGAGCATGCCAGAGGAAGTAAACAGAATCCTTACTGATCAAATTTCTGATTATCTATTTACCACAGAAAGATCAGCACTCAATAATTTGATGCAAGAAAATATTCCGGAAGATAAAGTACATTTTGTAGGAAATTGTATGATTGACTCTTTAGACTTTTATTCAAGTCGCACAAAAAATATTGAAGTTTGCTATGAATTTGGGGTGCTTCCACAAAAGTATATTCTAATGACTATGCATCGGCCATCCAATGTTGATTCAAAAGATGGTTTAATGAAAATTTATAAAATGCTTAAAGGAATTGAAGATCATCAAACAAAAGTGATCTTTCCTATGCATCCGCGCACAAAAGCAAAGCTAGTTGAATTTGATTTGCTTAATTTGTTTTGCGATCAAGAACAACTCATTATAACAGACCCACTGGGATATATTGAATTCATTACTTTAATGCGTTATGCCAGATTGGTCTTAACAGACTCTGGTGGTGTACAGGAAGAAAGCACTTACCTCAATATTCCTTGTTTAACCTTTAGAAAATCAACTGAAAGACCAATCACGGTTGAAGTTGGAAGTAATATATTGTTAGATGAATTAGACCCGTCGACTGCAGTCTCAAAAATTTGCGAAATTTTGAATGGGAATATAAAAAAGTCAGGTATTCCTGAATTTTGGGACGGGAAGGCAGCCATGAGAATATTGGAGATACTCAAACATTCAATCAAAAGTTAA
- a CDS encoding alginate lyase family protein, whose translation MGKNTFTFLSITHHFEKDIDWNVSINGRLWNYHLQYLDFLNDDALSLQERINLLEDISKSILEGSLRLEPFPVSIRLINSLVFLHRLPDRKTNIDKALLKQIYFLKSNLEYHILANHLLENLLAMCLASHFIKDRLLILKFTEKLTKELDKQILPDGAHYERSIMYHMIIMGRLMTLYSLPNLDHGLIFSLKNYLSLMSSWLYTFVGNENALPLFQDSSGNECLSPGTLLVKCDQLQIPYQTSPLKECGYRKFSFRNASLWVNGGNISPEYQPGHSHADLLNFILHVNHIPHIVDTGVSTYEANDRRNYERGSFAHNVVVIDGKDQSEMWRSFRIGRRARVSIIHDNSDSLVGEIDQLFRPEWKHQRSFSIQDSDLVIRDKVMGGGNVNCISLYHFDKGISSIFIDQKSGTVEAGLIKIYFEGAENIVLEEYLQAVGFNHLENAMCLKVDFKKSLVTKIKVHG comes from the coding sequence GTGGGAAAAAATACATTTACTTTTCTCAGCATAACCCATCATTTTGAAAAGGATATTGATTGGAATGTTTCCATAAATGGAAGGTTGTGGAATTATCATCTTCAATACTTAGATTTTTTAAATGATGATGCATTATCACTTCAGGAACGCATTAATTTGTTGGAAGATATTTCAAAAAGTATTTTAGAGGGGAGTTTGAGACTGGAACCTTTTCCAGTTTCCATTCGCTTAATTAATAGTTTGGTGTTCCTTCATCGACTGCCTGATAGAAAAACTAATATTGATAAGGCGCTATTAAAGCAAATTTATTTTCTGAAATCAAACCTTGAATATCATATTCTTGCAAATCATTTGTTGGAGAATTTGCTTGCCATGTGTTTGGCCTCTCATTTTATAAAAGACAGGTTACTTATTTTAAAGTTTACAGAAAAACTTACCAAGGAGTTGGATAAACAAATTCTCCCTGATGGTGCACATTATGAAAGATCTATAATGTATCATATGATTATTATGGGTAGACTAATGACATTGTATAGTCTGCCGAATTTAGATCATGGGCTGATTTTTTCTTTGAAAAATTATTTATCCTTGATGTCATCTTGGTTATACACTTTTGTAGGGAACGAGAATGCGCTGCCATTATTTCAAGACAGCTCCGGGAATGAATGTTTAAGTCCAGGTACCTTATTAGTGAAGTGTGATCAATTGCAAATACCGTATCAAACCAGCCCATTAAAAGAATGTGGGTATCGTAAATTCAGTTTCAGGAATGCATCTCTTTGGGTGAATGGTGGAAACATATCTCCTGAATATCAACCTGGGCACAGCCATGCTGACCTCTTGAATTTTATTTTGCATGTGAATCATATTCCACATATTGTGGACACAGGAGTCTCCACCTATGAAGCTAATGATCGCAGAAACTATGAGCGAGGGTCCTTTGCTCATAATGTGGTTGTGATTGATGGAAAAGATCAATCTGAGATGTGGCGTTCTTTCCGGATTGGAAGAAGGGCAAGAGTGAGCATAATTCATGATAATTCAGATTCCTTGGTTGGAGAAATTGATCAATTATTCAGGCCTGAATGGAAACATCAAAGAAGTTTTTCTATTCAGGATTCAGATCTTGTCATCCGAGACAAAGTAATGGGAGGAGGAAATGTAAATTGCATTTCCCTATATCATTTTGATAAAGGCATATCATCTATATTCATTGATCAAAAATCAGGAACTGTTGAAGCAGGACTGATTAAAATATATTTTGAAGGTGCTGAAAATATTGTACTTGAGGAATACTTGCAGGCGGTTGGATTTAATCATTTAGAAAATGCAATGTGTCTTAAAGTAGATTTTAAAAAGTCTTTGGTGACTAAAATTAAAGTTCATGGCTAG
- a CDS encoding glycosyltransferase family 4 protein, protein MARRILYLSYFYSPDLGAGSFRNTALSQALSKKLNSDDLVDIMTTLPNRYNMENLSAEEFEQIDQIRIHRWKVPKHGNGFIRQIISFLAYRKQVLNKIGEQKYDLVFASSSKLFTAYLAYCIAKKRGLKLYVDLRDLFSENLVELIKFPILGRVVSFFVRHFFERPVMNFATHINVNSEGFLNSVTTSSSAHVSFFPNGIDDFFLGHLQDPNLANKPRIICYAGNIGEGQGLEKIIPMLANKLGSNFLFKVIGEGSTKHKLQEEVTRLGLLNVEILPPVPRYELLQYYCHAHYLFVHLNDFKSFRKVLPSKLFEYACFNIPIVAGVSGYAKDFIEQHIKDNVFVFDPCDVNSAAEYFLNSDYYLLARPNFVDRFKRTHISENMADSIIQYLPPMA, encoded by the coding sequence ATGGCTAGAAGAATTTTATACCTCAGTTATTTTTATTCACCAGATCTGGGTGCGGGATCTTTTCGGAATACAGCTTTGTCGCAAGCGCTTTCAAAGAAGTTGAATAGTGATGATTTAGTTGATATTATGACCACTTTGCCGAATCGTTACAATATGGAAAATTTATCGGCAGAAGAATTTGAACAAATTGATCAAATTCGCATACACAGATGGAAGGTGCCAAAACATGGAAATGGTTTCATAAGACAGATTATTTCTTTTCTCGCCTATCGAAAACAAGTATTGAATAAAATTGGGGAGCAGAAGTATGATCTTGTATTTGCCTCGAGTTCAAAATTGTTTACTGCTTATTTGGCTTACTGCATCGCAAAAAAAAGAGGACTTAAATTGTATGTTGACCTTAGAGATTTGTTTTCAGAAAATTTGGTAGAACTCATTAAATTTCCGATTCTTGGTCGAGTGGTTTCATTTTTTGTGCGTCATTTTTTTGAAAGGCCAGTTATGAATTTTGCAACACACATCAATGTTAATTCGGAGGGATTTTTAAATTCCGTTACCACCTCAAGTTCTGCGCATGTCAGTTTCTTTCCTAACGGAATTGATGATTTTTTTCTAGGCCATCTTCAGGATCCTAATTTGGCGAATAAACCCAGAATAATTTGCTATGCGGGAAATATTGGCGAAGGACAGGGTCTTGAAAAAATAATACCAATGTTGGCTAATAAGTTGGGTTCTAATTTTTTATTCAAAGTCATTGGAGAAGGCTCTACCAAGCATAAATTGCAAGAGGAAGTAACTAGATTGGGGCTCTTAAACGTAGAAATACTTCCTCCGGTACCCAGGTACGAATTACTACAATATTATTGTCATGCTCATTATTTATTTGTGCATTTGAATGACTTTAAGTCTTTCAGAAAAGTGCTTCCTTCTAAATTGTTCGAGTACGCTTGTTTTAATATTCCCATCGTGGCAGGAGTCTCCGGCTATGCAAAGGATTTTATTGAACAGCACATAAAAGATAATGTCTTTGTGTTTGATCCATGTGATGTTAATTCAGCGGCTGAATATTTCCTAAATTCAGATTATTATTTATTGGCTCGACCTAATTTTGTAGATCGATTTAAGCGTACCCATATATCAGAAAATATGGCTGATTCCATTATTCAGTATTTACCTCCAATGGCATGA
- a CDS encoding glycosyltransferase family 4 protein → MKILLVSNSAWNIYNFRLGLISIFRQRGHEIFLASPIDEYLDKIESIYYNKIYPIEHLSARGKNPISDILLIWELKKIFQTCKPDLVLLFTIKPNIYGGIVSRFLQIPYVVNITGLGSQFTSAAGFGKLFHILFSFSLKKSSLALFHNHEDLDYFVSQNLLVSEQAAVVNGSGVDVQKFCAEPRETKDRLVFLFAGRLLREKGLAEFVQAAKKMKESGFAAIFHVIGPIETLELDVELRNIFEVAVRQGTVQYFNKTENVKPYLQAADIFVLPTYREGRSKAILEAMAMKMPVITCDVAGCRDLVVDGINGFLVKERDSDSLYLAMVKMCGFSYEMLDKMGEESRRIVVDQYELKKVQTQYLQVLEEHIILR, encoded by the coding sequence ATGAAAATTTTATTGGTCAGCAATTCTGCATGGAATATTTATAATTTCAGATTGGGGTTGATTTCAATTTTTCGTCAACGTGGTCATGAGATTTTTCTGGCGAGTCCAATAGATGAATATTTGGACAAAATTGAGTCCATTTATTACAATAAAATTTATCCAATTGAACATCTTTCAGCGCGTGGAAAAAATCCAATAAGCGATATTTTATTAATTTGGGAGCTGAAGAAAATATTTCAGACTTGCAAGCCGGATTTAGTTTTATTGTTTACCATTAAACCCAATATTTATGGAGGTATTGTATCCCGGTTTCTACAGATTCCATATGTTGTTAACATAACAGGATTGGGGTCTCAATTTACTTCGGCTGCTGGTTTTGGAAAATTGTTTCATATTCTATTTTCATTTTCTTTGAAAAAAAGTAGCCTTGCATTGTTTCACAATCACGAAGATTTAGATTATTTTGTAAGCCAAAATTTACTGGTATCTGAACAGGCAGCTGTCGTCAATGGGTCTGGTGTGGATGTTCAAAAATTTTGTGCAGAACCTAGAGAAACGAAGGATAGATTGGTGTTTCTATTTGCAGGTCGGTTATTGCGAGAGAAAGGATTGGCCGAATTTGTACAAGCTGCCAAAAAAATGAAGGAAAGTGGATTTGCAGCAATTTTTCATGTAATTGGCCCCATAGAAACACTTGAATTGGATGTGGAACTTAGGAATATTTTTGAAGTAGCCGTGCGGCAAGGGACTGTCCAATATTTTAACAAAACTGAGAATGTTAAACCATATCTACAGGCTGCAGATATTTTCGTATTGCCTACTTACCGGGAAGGAAGATCAAAGGCAATTCTGGAAGCCATGGCAATGAAAATGCCGGTGATAACTTGCGATGTAGCAGGATGCAGAGACCTTGTGGTGGATGGCATTAATGGCTTTCTTGTTAAGGAGCGAGATTCAGATAGTCTGTATCTTGCTATGGTAAAAATGTGTGGATTTAGTTATGAGATGCTCGATAAGATGGGAGAAGAAAGCAGGCGTATAGTTGTGGACCAATATGAACTTAAGAAAGTGCAGACACAATATCTTCAAGTGCTGGAGGAACATATAATTCTTAGGTGA
- a CDS encoding class I SAM-dependent methyltransferase codes for MSSLEKLYRKNKKYYQRRLRIILDRLYIENEQILDLGCGEMLLKDFLPTERNGNYLGVDNIAYQNISDFICMDVLQFLKVNHNHYDFIFCLGLLDHLELEVQNEFLDLISLRQHSKIILSKSNEKNIFFRFLNVGRGVEFEHQFLILKKIYLLKIPKTSLVIHLTFIGSIFATEVIYFLASKRN; via the coding sequence ATGAGTTCATTAGAAAAATTATATCGGAAGAACAAAAAATATTACCAAAGGAGGCTTCGCATTATTTTGGATAGACTTTACATTGAGAATGAACAAATTCTTGACCTGGGGTGTGGTGAGATGTTGCTAAAAGATTTCTTACCTACAGAGAGAAATGGTAATTACTTAGGAGTAGATAACATTGCATATCAAAATATTTCTGATTTTATTTGCATGGATGTTTTACAATTTCTTAAAGTAAATCATAATCATTATGATTTTATTTTTTGCCTTGGATTATTGGATCATCTTGAGCTTGAAGTCCAAAATGAATTTTTGGATTTAATTTCTCTTAGACAGCATTCAAAAATTATTCTAAGTAAGTCAAACGAAAAAAATATATTTTTTAGGTTTCTGAACGTAGGAAGAGGAGTGGAGTTTGAACATCAATTTTTGATCCTTAAAAAAATATATCTTTTAAAAATACCCAAGACATCATTAGTCATCCATTTAACTTTTATAGGATCAATATTTGCTACTGAAGTAATTTATTTTTTAGCAAGCAAGAGGAACTAA
- a CDS encoding bifunctional UDP-N-acetylmuramoyl-tripeptide:D-alanyl-D-alanine ligase/alanine racemase has translation MECTIEEIAKIIDAKIIGHVESDINICYVDTDSRYISHPSQSIFFALEGQHTKGDVFIPELAERGVRFFVSQHTKKAPENSCILLVKNSLNALQKFASVHRNHFKIPVIGITGSNGKTIVKEWLSQILQTKFLVCKNPKSYNSQLGVALSILELGKAHEIGVFEAGISQKSEMQRLELMIQPTFGIFTNIGDAHDSGFKNQVEKINEKLKLFKNTKTILYCGDHKSIYNILKKKNNSISWGFLPHNDLLIRKEYTNGHTTSIRFAWKKRLFSFELPFTDISAIENACHAIISAVYFKLDPSAIQDTINRLHGLKLRLEQKDGLYGCVLMNDSYSLDLKSLKLAFQFVDQQNQNLKRSLVISDFASRHHDLLLFKEIAHLLKQFRFTRVITVGNKMRKLKPHLSESISFFSFPNTDEFLKSLDKISFKNECILIKGARNFALEKFFTEFALSRHDSILEINLKAIAHNISAYKSRLHKKTKIMAVVKASAYGSGQYEIARYLEHRGIDYLAVAYTDEGVLLRQKGIQKPILVMNTGNADFDELLSNRLEPEIFSIEQLKRFVKETEQYKQCIIHLKLETGMNRLGFQVKDVDELISIISSHSYIKVGSIFSHLSGSSSIEWDDFTKIQYKSFKSFAKKITNAIGYFPLLHILNSSGVSRHADMQLDMVRLGIGLYGIESDPTVGTQLEKVHILKTKITQIKKISKDESISYNRSGRLKKDSIIAVLSMGYADGLPRIAGTKKYKMWLHGKQVPIIGVVCMDMCMIDISLCPEANVGDEVEVFGKNVPIENLSETSDTIPYEILCGISPRVKRIFLED, from the coding sequence ATGGAATGCACTATTGAAGAAATTGCCAAAATCATCGATGCCAAGATCATTGGTCATGTTGAGTCCGATATAAATATTTGTTATGTTGATACCGATTCTCGTTACATAAGTCATCCTTCCCAAAGTATATTTTTTGCACTGGAAGGTCAACACACCAAAGGAGATGTATTCATTCCGGAACTAGCAGAAAGAGGTGTTAGATTCTTTGTAAGTCAGCACACCAAAAAAGCTCCAGAAAATTCATGCATACTTTTGGTAAAAAATAGTTTGAATGCCTTACAGAAATTTGCGAGCGTACATCGAAATCATTTTAAAATACCTGTGATTGGTATAACCGGTAGCAATGGCAAAACCATTGTTAAAGAATGGCTTTCACAAATTCTTCAAACAAAATTTCTAGTATGTAAAAATCCTAAAAGTTACAACTCGCAATTAGGGGTAGCTTTATCCATTCTTGAACTTGGAAAAGCACATGAGATTGGAGTTTTTGAAGCCGGAATTTCGCAAAAGTCAGAAATGCAACGTTTGGAATTGATGATCCAACCGACTTTTGGAATTTTTACAAACATAGGCGATGCGCACGACAGCGGATTTAAAAATCAAGTAGAAAAAATAAATGAAAAATTAAAGCTCTTTAAAAATACAAAAACCATCCTGTATTGCGGTGATCACAAATCCATATACAATATTCTAAAAAAGAAAAATAATTCAATTTCATGGGGTTTTCTTCCTCACAATGACCTTTTAATTAGGAAGGAATATACGAATGGTCATACAACATCAATACGGTTTGCATGGAAAAAACGTTTGTTTTCATTTGAATTACCATTTACCGATATCTCAGCAATAGAAAATGCTTGCCATGCCATCATCTCTGCCGTATATTTTAAATTAGACCCTTCTGCCATTCAGGACACCATCAATCGACTACACGGATTAAAGTTGAGATTGGAACAAAAAGATGGACTTTATGGATGTGTCCTGATGAACGACAGTTACAGTTTGGATTTAAAGTCGCTTAAACTTGCATTTCAGTTTGTTGATCAACAAAATCAAAATCTCAAACGCAGTTTGGTGATTTCGGATTTTGCTTCACGTCACCATGATCTTTTATTATTCAAAGAAATTGCTCATTTGTTAAAACAATTTCGTTTCACAAGAGTAATAACCGTCGGAAATAAGATGAGAAAACTCAAGCCTCATCTTTCAGAATCAATAAGCTTTTTCTCTTTTCCAAACACTGACGAATTTCTTAAATCTTTAGACAAGATTTCATTTAAAAATGAATGCATTCTGATCAAAGGTGCAAGAAATTTTGCACTGGAAAAATTTTTTACTGAATTTGCTTTATCCAGACATGACAGTATTTTGGAGATAAATTTAAAGGCCATTGCGCACAATATAAGTGCTTACAAATCTCGCCTTCATAAGAAAACTAAAATCATGGCTGTGGTTAAAGCCTCTGCTTATGGATCTGGCCAATATGAAATCGCCCGTTATCTTGAACACCGTGGAATTGATTATCTAGCTGTAGCCTATACCGATGAAGGCGTTCTTTTGCGGCAAAAAGGAATTCAAAAGCCCATACTGGTGATGAATACCGGCAATGCGGATTTCGATGAACTTCTGAGTAACAGACTTGAACCTGAAATTTTTTCAATTGAGCAATTGAAAAGGTTTGTTAAAGAAACTGAACAATACAAGCAATGCATTATTCATCTTAAATTAGAGACGGGTATGAACCGTCTGGGATTTCAAGTAAAAGATGTTGATGAACTCATTTCAATAATTAGTTCACATTCCTATATTAAAGTTGGATCTATATTTAGCCACCTTTCAGGAAGCAGCAGTATCGAATGGGACGACTTTACTAAAATTCAATACAAGTCCTTCAAATCTTTTGCCAAAAAAATAACCAATGCAATAGGTTACTTTCCATTACTTCATATCCTCAATAGTTCTGGTGTCAGCCGGCATGCGGATATGCAATTGGATATGGTTCGTCTTGGTATTGGCTTGTATGGTATAGAGAGCGATCCAACAGTAGGCACTCAATTAGAAAAAGTCCATATTCTCAAAACCAAAATTACCCAAATCAAAAAAATTTCTAAAGATGAATCCATTAGTTACAACCGCTCTGGTCGTTTAAAAAAAGACAGTATTATAGCTGTCCTCAGCATGGGTTATGCAGATGGACTTCCTAGAATAGCAGGCACAAAAAAATATAAAATGTGGTTACATGGAAAACAAGTGCCCATCATTGGGGTAGTTTGTATGGATATGTGCATGATAGACATCAGTCTGTGTCCTGAAGCAAATGTCGGCGATGAAGTAGAAGTTTTTGGTAAAAATGTTCCTATTGAAAATCTGTCTGAAACCAGCGATACCATACCCTATGAAATATTATGCGGCATTTCCCCTAGAGTGAAAAGGATATTTTTGGAAGATTAA